The following proteins are encoded in a genomic region of Novosphingobium sp. PP1Y:
- a CDS encoding amidohydrolase family protein: protein MDNWLINGRLADGSPLAIGIADGRIDHLCAAAPDVVEGEVHDLEGRLVVPPFIDGHIHLDKSFLPGGWQPHRACTGAFDVRERVAFEKAALANARPVRERAMALAELALGNGTLHLRSHADVDMKAGLSNVEALLDLREAMADAITVQIVAFPQSGILSDPGTADLLSAAVDAGADLVGGIDPVGFDGAQDDHLDIVFGIADRKGVPIDIHLHDFGMVGIAQLEDIAQRTQALGMGGRVTVSHAYALGDVPLDVARRTGALLARAGVAIMTNGPGPQPCPPVAALAQEGVLLFSGSDNVRDAWWPYGDADMLERAMMVGYRAGLYTDKELELAFAMVTGNAARALGLRDYGLAEGMPADFVVLNAQSVAEAVVARPKRREVWRGGRRIAVEEKKIDAE, encoded by the coding sequence ATGGACAACTGGTTAATCAACGGCCGCTTAGCGGACGGCTCACCCCTCGCGATCGGTATCGCTGACGGTCGCATAGATCATTTGTGCGCAGCCGCGCCCGATGTCGTGGAAGGGGAGGTGCACGATCTGGAAGGGCGTCTGGTCGTACCGCCTTTCATCGACGGACACATTCACCTCGACAAGAGCTTCCTGCCCGGCGGCTGGCAGCCGCATCGAGCCTGCACTGGCGCGTTCGACGTTCGTGAGCGGGTTGCCTTCGAGAAGGCGGCGCTTGCCAATGCCCGTCCGGTGCGGGAACGCGCCATGGCGCTCGCCGAACTGGCTCTCGGAAATGGCACGCTTCACCTGCGGTCCCATGCCGACGTCGACATGAAGGCGGGGCTTTCCAATGTGGAGGCGTTGCTGGACCTGCGCGAAGCAATGGCCGATGCGATCACGGTCCAGATCGTGGCATTCCCGCAGAGCGGCATCCTTTCCGATCCCGGAACGGCGGACCTGCTGTCGGCCGCCGTCGATGCTGGTGCGGACCTCGTCGGCGGTATCGATCCGGTCGGCTTCGACGGTGCGCAGGACGATCATCTGGATATCGTCTTCGGGATTGCTGACCGCAAGGGCGTGCCGATCGACATCCACCTGCACGATTTCGGCATGGTCGGCATCGCGCAGCTTGAAGATATTGCGCAGCGTACCCAGGCGCTTGGTATGGGCGGCCGCGTGACGGTCAGCCACGCATATGCACTGGGCGACGTGCCGCTCGATGTGGCCCGCCGGACCGGAGCGCTGCTGGCGCGCGCCGGGGTTGCGATAATGACGAACGGACCGGGACCGCAGCCATGCCCGCCGGTTGCGGCGCTGGCGCAGGAAGGCGTCCTGCTGTTTTCCGGAAGCGATAACGTGCGCGACGCCTGGTGGCCTTACGGTGACGCCGACATGCTGGAGCGGGCGATGATGGTCGGCTATCGCGCCGGGCTCTACACCGACAAGGAGCTCGAGCTCGCCTTTGCCATGGTGACGGGCAATGCCGCCCGCGCGCTTGGCCTGCGCGACTATGGACTGGCCGAAGGAATGCCAGCCGATTTCGTCGTCCTTAACGCGCAAAGCGTTGCGGAGGCCGTAGTCGCTCGCCCCAAACGAAGAGAAGTTTGGCGAGGGGGGCGCCGCATCGCCGTTGAAGAAAAGAAAATCGATGCAGAATAG
- a CDS encoding gamma-glutamyltransferase family protein: MQNSAWSRHGMMSAPHGAAAQAGRDILRAGGSAIEAMVAAAATIAVVYPHMNALGGDGFWLIHRPGEVPVAISGCGRSAMLATDSFYEGTSIPARGGPAALTVAGTISGWAEALSLMPKPGLPLRDLLAAAIAHAREGIIVTRSQHELTTAKVAELQPQPGFARTFMPGGKAPGHGEVLRQPELAATLERLAQAGLNDFYRGDIARSLAKGLEGTGSPLRLADLESQRAQRVTPLSVRCGKATLFNHPPPTQGVASLMILALMDRLALGERDSFAHVHAAVEATKRAFLLRDAHVGDPAFMALDPRQWLEPSFLAKEAGRIDPARALPWPVEASTGDTIWMGAADRDGTVVSFIQSIFWEFGSGVVVDGTGVLWQNRGSSFTLTDGPNRLSPGRLPFHTLNPALALFDDGRVMSYGTMGGDGQPQTQAAIFSRYAFYGQGLQEAISAPRWLLGKTWGEESATLKLESRFPAALFDSLAQAGHVVECLPAYSDTMGHAGAVIVHGDGRFEGASDPRADGCAVPA, translated from the coding sequence ATGCAGAATAGCGCCTGGAGCCGGCATGGCATGATGAGCGCACCGCATGGAGCGGCGGCGCAGGCCGGGCGCGATATCCTGCGTGCAGGGGGCAGCGCCATCGAGGCAATGGTGGCGGCTGCAGCGACGATCGCGGTTGTCTATCCCCACATGAATGCCCTTGGCGGGGATGGCTTCTGGCTCATTCATCGCCCCGGAGAAGTCCCCGTCGCCATCAGCGGGTGCGGCCGCTCGGCGATGCTCGCCACCGATTCATTCTACGAAGGCACCTCCATTCCCGCGCGCGGCGGACCGGCTGCACTGACGGTGGCAGGCACGATTTCCGGTTGGGCCGAAGCTCTTTCCCTCATGCCCAAGCCGGGCCTGCCGCTCCGCGACCTTCTCGCCGCGGCCATAGCCCATGCGCGCGAGGGGATCATCGTAACGCGCAGCCAACATGAACTGACCACGGCGAAGGTCGCTGAACTGCAACCCCAGCCCGGCTTTGCCAGGACATTCATGCCCGGCGGAAAGGCTCCGGGCCATGGTGAGGTGCTCAGGCAACCCGAACTGGCGGCAACGCTGGAACGGCTCGCGCAAGCGGGACTCAATGACTTCTACCGCGGGGACATCGCGCGCAGTCTGGCCAAGGGCCTCGAGGGCACCGGGTCACCCTTGCGCCTTGCCGACCTGGAAAGCCAACGCGCGCAGCGGGTCACGCCCCTGTCGGTCCGCTGCGGCAAGGCGACCCTGTTCAATCATCCACCGCCGACGCAAGGCGTTGCCTCGCTCATGATCCTCGCCCTGATGGACCGGCTTGCCCTGGGTGAGCGGGATAGCTTCGCCCATGTCCATGCCGCAGTCGAGGCGACCAAGCGTGCGTTTCTGTTGCGTGACGCCCACGTCGGCGATCCTGCCTTCATGGCGCTCGATCCGCGCCAGTGGCTCGAGCCTTCCTTCCTTGCCAAAGAGGCGGGCCGGATCGACCCGGCGCGCGCCCTGCCTTGGCCGGTGGAGGCATCGACAGGCGATACCATCTGGATGGGGGCTGCGGACCGCGATGGAACGGTCGTCAGCTTTATTCAGAGTATATTCTGGGAGTTCGGATCGGGTGTCGTCGTGGATGGCACCGGCGTGCTCTGGCAGAACCGGGGCAGCAGCTTCACCCTGACCGATGGGCCGAATCGCCTCTCTCCGGGACGCTTGCCATTTCACACGCTCAATCCCGCCCTCGCTCTGTTCGATGATGGCCGGGTGATGTCTTACGGAACGATGGGCGGGGACGGCCAGCCGCAGACGCAGGCTGCCATCTTTTCCCGCTATGCCTTTTACGGCCAGGGGCTTCAGGAGGCCATATCGGCGCCGCGCTGGCTTCTCGGAAAAACCTGGGGCGAGGAATCGGCAACGCTCAAGCTGGAAAGCCGTTTTCCGGCGGCCCTGTTCGACAGTCTCGCTCAGGCGGGGCACGTCGTCGAGTGTTTGCCGGCCTATTCGGATACAATGGGTCATGCAGGAGCAGTCATCGTCCATGGCGATGGACGCTTCGAAGGTGCATCCGATCCACGCGCGGATGGCTGCGCCGTACCGGCCTGA
- a CDS encoding outer membrane protein, translating into MIKTFTSTLAAAAVMVLAQPALAQSGDADSAATGGGTTFRGIRVEGNVGGDRFQSEGNHDTNFGYGATVGFDGTMGERFVIGAEGSYWRANNWAENCTDLPDTNSICHKAFEEWGAAVRAGYLATPDLLIFGKAGYVNGEQRRRIDDADGNQLVYDHYRADGYQVGGGVEYDVVKGSTPIYANVQYVFSDYHGHSARHRVMGGIGVRFK; encoded by the coding sequence ATGATCAAGACATTCACTTCCACGCTCGCTGCTGCTGCCGTGATGGTCCTGGCCCAGCCAGCCCTTGCGCAGTCGGGCGACGCGGACTCGGCAGCAACCGGCGGCGGCACAACCTTCCGCGGCATTCGCGTTGAGGGCAACGTCGGTGGCGACCGGTTCCAGTCCGAAGGCAACCATGACACCAATTTCGGCTACGGCGCCACGGTCGGCTTCGACGGCACCATGGGCGAGCGTTTCGTGATCGGTGCCGAGGGCAGCTACTGGCGCGCCAATAACTGGGCCGAGAACTGCACCGACCTGCCCGACACCAACAGCATCTGCCACAAGGCTTTCGAGGAATGGGGCGCCGCAGTGCGCGCCGGCTATCTGGCCACGCCTGACCTGCTGATCTTCGGCAAGGCCGGTTACGTCAACGGCGAACAGCGCCGCCGCATCGACGATGCCGACGGCAACCAGCTCGTCTATGATCACTACCGCGCAGACGGCTACCAGGTCGGTGGCGGCGTCGAGTATGACGTCGTCAAGGGCTCGACCCCGATCTACGCCAACGTCCAGTACGTCTTCTCGGACTACCACGGCCACTCGGCCCGCCACCGCGTGATGGGCGGTATCGGCGTGCGCTTCAAGTAA
- a CDS encoding nucleoside hydrolase: MAMHLNRRVFIGSTGAFLAAVASGGLATAAGKRAIARVIIDNDFAGDPDGLFQLAHHLLSPSATIPLVVSSHLPVKFGGPASATAGAAKAQELMEVMNLAQRPPILAGAELPIASRSDWKPSPASAAIVREAMREDADEPLFYAAGASLTELALAWLAEPKIGRRLKLVWIGGREHPGFAYPPPGPDEAEFNFSVDTLAARIVFNESDIEIWQVPRDVYRQVLFSLAELNELAAVSPLVGHLKRELDNMADALAKIPGFPTPPSSEVYVLGDSPLVTLTALMTPIQPDPASSRYILKPTPRLAVDGHYEENPGGRPMRVYRTVDSTLTIRDMVAKFKAMGPTV, translated from the coding sequence ATGGCAATGCACCTGAACCGCAGGGTCTTCATCGGATCGACCGGCGCGTTCTTGGCCGCGGTGGCAAGCGGCGGGCTTGCAACTGCTGCCGGAAAGCGTGCCATTGCCCGTGTCATCATCGACAACGACTTTGCCGGCGATCCGGACGGCCTGTTTCAGCTGGCGCATCATTTGCTCAGTCCTTCGGCCACGATCCCGCTGGTCGTCTCCTCGCACTTGCCCGTGAAATTTGGCGGCCCGGCTTCAGCCACAGCCGGTGCGGCCAAGGCGCAGGAACTGATGGAGGTGATGAACCTTGCGCAGCGGCCGCCGATCCTCGCCGGGGCAGAGCTGCCAATTGCATCGCGCTCCGACTGGAAGCCCAGCCCGGCGAGCGCTGCCATAGTGCGTGAGGCGATGCGCGAGGACGCTGACGAACCGTTGTTCTACGCTGCAGGGGCCAGCCTGACCGAACTCGCCCTTGCCTGGCTCGCCGAACCGAAGATCGGCCGGCGCCTCAAACTCGTCTGGATCGGCGGGCGCGAACATCCCGGGTTCGCCTATCCGCCCCCCGGACCCGACGAAGCGGAATTCAATTTCTCCGTGGACACCTTGGCCGCCCGGATCGTCTTCAACGAATCCGACATCGAGATCTGGCAAGTGCCCCGCGACGTCTATCGCCAGGTGCTGTTCTCTCTCGCAGAGCTGAACGAACTGGCCGCTGTCAGCCCACTGGTCGGCCATCTCAAGCGGGAGCTCGATAACATGGCGGATGCGCTGGCGAAGATTCCGGGCTTCCCCACGCCCCCTTCCAGCGAGGTATATGTGCTGGGTGACAGCCCGCTGGTGACGCTGACCGCGTTGATGACCCCTATCCAGCCCGATCCGGCATCGAGCCGTTATATCCTCAAGCCCACCCCGCGCCTCGCTGTAGACGGTCACTATGAGGAGAACCCGGGCGGAAGGCCGATGCGGGTCTACAGAACCGTCGATTCCACTCTCACGATCCGGGACATGGTGGCCAAGTTCAAAGCCATGGGACCCACCGTCTAG
- a CDS encoding phytanoyl-CoA dioxygenase family protein: MTVRAKAKTILLSPVWALQLMTSAKSFLDNPLIGSNRLNRWGLHRSRVRLADALCRWRRRRLAGKLRPDWREAFERDGFVVVHDVVPPAEFPALRAALLAYEGPAREMRQGDAITRRMAIDPQMLSAIPALRALLARKDLLALFHYVAGFRTTPLHYIQTIVSHCGGNEPDPQESVHADSFHASMKAWLFLNPVSVEEGPFTYVRGSHRFDEARLAWEKRRSLRDAKSIDRLSARGSPRVTPQDLEDMGLGQAEPLALPANTLVVADTGGFHARGKAESSGERVEIWSYARRNPFLPWLGGDLLSLPGIAERRIGWLWSFRDRFEARIGQPWKPAGHRRPTDAGA, translated from the coding sequence ATGACGGTCCGGGCCAAGGCAAAGACGATCCTGCTCTCCCCTGTATGGGCGCTGCAGTTGATGACGTCCGCCAAGAGCTTCCTCGACAATCCGCTGATCGGTTCGAACCGGCTGAACCGCTGGGGCCTGCACCGCTCCCGGGTGCGCCTTGCCGATGCGCTGTGCCGCTGGCGCCGCCGCCGCCTTGCCGGAAAGCTGCGTCCCGACTGGCGCGAGGCGTTTGAGCGCGACGGTTTCGTCGTCGTGCACGATGTCGTCCCGCCTGCCGAATTCCCTGCCCTGCGCGCGGCCCTTCTCGCTTATGAAGGCCCCGCGCGCGAGATGCGCCAGGGCGATGCGATCACCCGCCGCATGGCGATCGACCCGCAGATGCTTTCAGCCATTCCGGCCTTGCGGGCCTTGCTGGCGCGCAAGGATCTGCTTGCGCTCTTCCACTACGTGGCCGGTTTCCGCACGACACCGCTGCACTACATCCAGACAATCGTCAGCCATTGCGGCGGCAACGAACCCGATCCGCAGGAGTCCGTCCACGCGGACAGCTTCCACGCATCGATGAAGGCGTGGCTGTTCCTCAATCCCGTTTCGGTCGAGGAAGGCCCCTTCACTTACGTGCGCGGCTCACACCGCTTCGACGAAGCCCGGCTTGCCTGGGAAAAGCGGCGCAGCCTGCGCGACGCCAAGTCGATCGACCGACTTTCGGCGCGCGGCTCGCCGCGTGTGACGCCGCAGGACCTCGAAGACATGGGCCTGGGTCAGGCCGAACCGCTCGCCCTGCCCGCCAATACGCTGGTAGTGGCCGATACCGGCGGCTTCCACGCCCGCGGGAAAGCGGAAAGCAGCGGCGAACGCGTGGAGATCTGGTCCTACGCCCGCCGCAATCCCTTCCTGCCCTGGCTCGGCGGCGACCTGCTCAGCCTGCCCGGCATCGCGGAACGGCGCATTGGCTGGTTATGGTCCTTCCGGGACCGCTTCGAAGCCCGCATCGGCCAGCCCTGGAAACCCGCCGGTCATCGCCGCCCGACTGATGCGGGGGCATGA
- a CDS encoding aspartyl/asparaginyl beta-hydroxylase domain-containing protein: protein MNWNETLKSRGWKVPFINKSLFQIGKELRPKIDGVIMRDSRIPDSAVQDKSFFAWIPRLEARWQDIRDEALRIRAEDIPSLGDISFDHGRIAADKRWRAFFLKGYGYRMEANAARAPVTAALLDKVPGLVTANFSVLEAGGHIPRHWGMTKGMLTYHLTLRAPRDWDKCRMHLEEGEAVHVLNWQDGQSFLFDDMFNHEVWNETGEDRYVLLIQIKRPCRWRGNLIQNLFLFGVRHSRFVQDIRKAIEKAGGRVAG, encoded by the coding sequence TTGAACTGGAACGAAACACTCAAGTCACGCGGGTGGAAAGTCCCCTTCATCAACAAGTCACTGTTCCAGATCGGCAAAGAACTGCGCCCCAAGATCGACGGTGTGATCATGCGCGATTCCCGGATCCCCGACAGTGCAGTTCAGGACAAGAGCTTCTTTGCCTGGATTCCGCGGCTCGAGGCGCGCTGGCAGGACATTCGCGACGAGGCATTGCGGATCCGCGCAGAGGATATTCCCTCCCTGGGCGACATCTCGTTCGATCACGGCCGCATTGCCGCCGACAAGCGCTGGCGCGCATTCTTCCTCAAGGGCTATGGCTACCGCATGGAGGCCAATGCGGCCCGTGCGCCGGTCACTGCGGCCTTGCTCGACAAGGTGCCCGGCCTCGTCACGGCGAACTTCTCGGTGCTGGAGGCGGGAGGCCACATTCCCCGGCACTGGGGCATGACCAAGGGCATGCTGACCTACCATCTCACGCTGCGCGCCCCGCGGGATTGGGACAAGTGCCGCATGCACCTGGAGGAAGGCGAAGCCGTCCATGTCCTCAACTGGCAGGACGGGCAGTCCTTCCTGTTCGACGACATGTTCAACCACGAAGTCTGGAACGAGACCGGGGAAGACCGCTATGTCCTGCTCATCCAGATCAAGCGGCCCTGTCGCTGGCGCGGCAACCTGATACAGAACCTTTTCCTGTTCGGCGTGCGTCATTCCCGCTTCGTGCAGGACATCCGCAAGGCGATCGAGAAGGCCGGCGGGCGCGTCGCGGGTTGA
- the kdsA gene encoding 3-deoxy-8-phosphooctulonate synthase: MLLCNREIGTNRPLFAIAGPCVIESEALALSVAEHLADVARKLGLLLIFKSSFDKANRSSDRSFRGLGMDEGLRILEKVRSETGLPVLTDVHEPAQVAPVAEVVDVLQTPAFLARQTDFIAAVARSGKPVNIKKAQFMAPADMQQVVAKARNAAAAADLEPDNFMLCERGTSFGYNTLVSDMRGLSIMADTGCPVVFDATHSVQQPGGLGERSGGQREFVPLLARAAVAAGVAGLFMETHPDPDKALSDGPNALPLADFAPLLQKLQAIDSVTKDL; the protein is encoded by the coding sequence ATGCTTTTGTGCAACCGTGAGATTGGGACGAACCGCCCTTTATTCGCGATAGCCGGACCCTGCGTTATCGAAAGTGAGGCGCTGGCACTTTCCGTGGCCGAGCATCTTGCTGATGTGGCGCGCAAACTCGGCCTGCTGCTCATTTTCAAAAGCTCGTTCGACAAGGCCAATCGCAGTTCCGACCGCTCCTTCCGCGGGCTTGGCATGGACGAGGGCCTGCGCATCCTGGAAAAAGTGCGCAGCGAAACCGGCCTTCCCGTGCTGACCGACGTGCATGAACCGGCGCAGGTCGCGCCTGTCGCCGAAGTGGTCGACGTGTTGCAGACCCCCGCGTTCCTTGCGCGCCAGACCGATTTCATCGCGGCCGTTGCCCGGTCGGGCAAGCCGGTCAACATCAAGAAGGCGCAGTTCATGGCGCCCGCCGACATGCAGCAGGTCGTCGCCAAGGCGCGCAATGCCGCTGCCGCCGCCGATCTCGAGCCGGACAATTTCATGCTTTGCGAACGCGGCACCTCGTTCGGTTACAACACTCTCGTCAGCGACATGCGCGGGCTTTCGATCATGGCCGACACCGGTTGCCCGGTCGTGTTCGACGCGACGCATTCGGTGCAGCAGCCGGGCGGCTTGGGCGAACGCTCGGGCGGCCAGCGCGAATTCGTGCCCCTGCTGGCCCGCGCCGCCGTCGCCGCGGGTGTCGCGGGCCTGTTTATGGAAACCCATCCGGACCCGGACAAGGCGCTTTCGGACGGCCCCAATGCCCTGCCCCTCGCCGACTTTGCGCCCCTGCTGCAGAAATTGCAGGCCATCGATTCGGTCACCAAGGACCTTTGA
- a CDS encoding SIS domain-containing protein, whose product MKIEALQTRYAASALKTLDIEMQALTTLRAALQSPGLSDAVEKAINAFANTRGRIVVTGMGKSGHIARKIAATMRSTGTSALFLHPGEASHGDLGVIGRDDVVLAITWSGETKELNDIFHYCRHYGVELIVATAHPDSTAGRAADICLQLPVVREACPNELAPTSSTTLQLVLGDALAVALIEARGFTPSDFRVFHPGGRLGAQLATVTEIMGIGDAIPRVHRNATLVNATLEMSRKRYGCTAVVDENDMLVGVFTDGDLRRCIVVNNLSDTIGNHMSTDPVTVPGNVLLPEALRIMNDNSVSVLFVVEAGKLVGVVHMHDIVGVGIA is encoded by the coding sequence ATGAAAATCGAAGCTTTGCAGACGCGCTATGCTGCATCTGCGCTCAAGACTCTGGATATCGAGATGCAGGCGCTCACGACCTTGCGTGCTGCGCTGCAAAGTCCGGGCCTCAGCGATGCCGTTGAAAAGGCGATCAATGCCTTTGCCAATACCCGCGGCCGCATCGTCGTTACGGGCATGGGCAAGAGCGGTCACATCGCGCGCAAGATCGCCGCGACCATGCGCTCCACGGGAACCTCCGCCCTGTTCCTTCACCCCGGAGAGGCGAGCCACGGCGACCTCGGCGTCATCGGCCGCGACGACGTTGTGCTGGCCATCACCTGGTCGGGCGAGACCAAGGAACTGAACGACATCTTCCACTATTGCCGGCACTACGGCGTGGAACTGATCGTCGCGACCGCGCACCCCGACAGCACCGCCGGCCGCGCCGCCGATATCTGCCTGCAGCTGCCTGTCGTGCGCGAAGCCTGCCCGAATGAACTGGCGCCCACGTCATCGACCACGCTGCAGCTTGTCCTGGGCGACGCCCTGGCCGTGGCCCTGATCGAGGCGCGCGGATTCACGCCTTCGGATTTCCGCGTCTTCCATCCCGGGGGGCGTCTTGGCGCACAGCTTGCCACCGTGACGGAAATCATGGGCATCGGCGATGCCATCCCGCGGGTTCATCGCAATGCGACGCTGGTCAACGCGACGCTGGAAATGAGCCGCAAGCGCTACGGCTGCACGGCAGTGGTCGACGAGAACGACATGCTGGTCGGCGTCTTTACCGATGGCGACCTGCGCCGCTGCATCGTCGTCAACAATCTGTCGGATACCATCGGCAATCACATGTCCACCGATCCGGTCACCGTCCCCGGTAATGTCCTGCTGCCCGAAGCGCTGCGCATCATGAACGACAATTCCGTCTCGGTGCTGTTCGTTGTCGAGGCCGGCAAGCTCGTCGGGGTCGTCCACATGCATGACATCGTGGGTGTCGGCATTGCCTGA
- a CDS encoding 3-deoxy-manno-octulosonate cytidylyltransferase — translation MADSADPDAADLIVIPARYGSTRLPGKPLLPIAGRTLLERVVAVARGAAAQAGNCTVVVATDDQRIAEHARDLAVRAVMTPASLDSGSARAFAAASVMDRAPGLVVNLQGDAPFIPPGVVAGLIETLRAGSADVATPVYRLDWDRLDRLRAHKQTAPFSGTTCVRDASGNALWFSKTIIPAIRNEAKLREAGPHSPVWQHLGLYGYRMAALEWFARSGPTPCEQLEGLEQLRFLEGGRTIATVEVEMPQHALSGIDTPEDLAQAEAAIARLGDPYPQEPTLCE, via the coding sequence ATGGCCGATAGCGCAGATCCGGACGCTGCCGATCTCATCGTCATTCCGGCGCGTTATGGCTCCACCCGGCTGCCGGGCAAGCCGCTGCTCCCGATAGCCGGTCGCACCCTGCTTGAACGGGTCGTCGCCGTCGCTCGCGGCGCGGCGGCGCAGGCCGGGAATTGCACAGTCGTGGTTGCGACCGATGACCAGCGCATCGCCGAACACGCACGCGACCTTGCGGTTCGTGCCGTCATGACGCCCGCTTCGCTCGATTCCGGTTCCGCGCGCGCCTTTGCCGCGGCCAGCGTGATGGACCGGGCGCCCGGCCTCGTCGTCAATCTGCAGGGCGATGCGCCGTTCATTCCGCCGGGCGTCGTGGCCGGCCTGATCGAGACCTTGCGCGCGGGTAGCGCCGATGTTGCCACGCCCGTCTATCGTCTGGACTGGGATCGCCTGGATCGGTTGCGCGCGCACAAGCAGACGGCCCCGTTCAGCGGCACGACTTGCGTGCGCGATGCCAGCGGCAATGCCCTGTGGTTTTCAAAGACCATCATTCCCGCAATCCGCAACGAAGCGAAGCTGCGCGAGGCAGGGCCGCACTCCCCGGTCTGGCAGCATCTGGGACTTTACGGCTATCGCATGGCTGCGCTCGAATGGTTCGCCCGCAGCGGGCCGACGCCTTGCGAGCAACTTGAGGGCCTTGAGCAATTGCGCTTCCTCGAAGGGGGGCGGACGATCGCTACGGTCGAAGTGGAGATGCCGCAGCACGCCCTTTCCGGTATCGATACCCCTGAAGACCTGGCCCAGGCCGAAGCCGCGATAGCCCGGCTCGGCGATCCCTATCCCCAGGAACCAACCCTTTGCGAATGA
- a CDS encoding histidine phosphatase family protein: MFVIVRHGNTFAAGETPRRIGARTDLPLTEKGREQARALAAHFAAQGWVFARALVSPLLRTRETAQIILDAQHGGAKAEPCAWLREIDHGPDEDRSEEAVLARIGIEALTAWERHAAPPPDWQVDAEMRLQGWRDLFAKRDAQGPALLVTSNGAARFALMADPALASAMDRLDSLKLPTGGYGVIRRSDGGGLMLESWGLRP; this comes from the coding sequence ATGTTCGTAATCGTCCGCCATGGCAACACTTTCGCTGCCGGGGAGACCCCGCGCCGGATCGGTGCGCGCACTGACCTGCCGTTGACCGAGAAGGGGCGCGAGCAGGCCCGGGCGCTGGCCGCGCATTTTGCAGCGCAGGGATGGGTGTTTGCGCGCGCCTTGGTCTCGCCGCTCCTGCGCACACGCGAAACGGCGCAGATCATCCTCGATGCGCAGCATGGCGGGGCCAAGGCCGAGCCCTGTGCATGGCTGCGCGAGATCGATCACGGCCCCGATGAAGACCGGAGCGAAGAAGCCGTGCTGGCGCGCATCGGCATCGAGGCACTCACCGCCTGGGAACGCCATGCCGCGCCGCCGCCCGACTGGCAGGTCGACGCCGAAATGCGGCTGCAGGGCTGGCGCGATCTCTTCGCGAAGCGGGATGCGCAAGGCCCGGCCCTGCTCGTCACCAGCAATGGCGCGGCCCGTTTTGCATTGATGGCCGATCCGGCGCTGGCTTCGGCCATGGACCGGCTCGACAGTCTGAAACTGCCTACCGGCGGCTACGGAGTGATCCGGCGCAGTGACGGGGGCGGACTGATGCTCGAGTCCTGGGGCCTGCGCCCGTGA